gtttttaatCTAGCGATAACCTTACGATTTCGGTACATGGTGTTCGTGTACAAGGGTGCCTGGGAACGCATTATAATTTTAcagtaaaaaaatcatttcttttattcaaaaaGCTAACAACTAGCTGCTAATGTCCTTCTTACGTTTTAAACTAGCTTAAGCATAATAAACTCGCTGCCAAAAACCTTTACACACTAGCTGGCTAATATCATGCATGATTGACTTATTTGACCTTACTGCAAACTAAAGCATTCCGGGCGTACGCGCTTCCATTCCGGGTTTGGCTCACCGCTGCAACATCCTTCCAAGTCCTGGAAAGGATAAATGTGCCATATTAAATCATAGTATCGACTGGTTTACACAGCACACAACTGTCCGtcctcccccaaaaagcaaTTACTCACGTGTTAACGTTTTGACGATCAGCATCAGACCACGGGAAATGATGTACACGGTGGCGGCAGGAATTTTTACAATAAGCGTAACTTGATCAATCAGCGACGAATTTGGCTGTGTTAGAGATGTTTGCATGCCCATCGTTTGCGGTTGTCGGTAAAATAGCGCACAATACCCGAACGATCGACGCACTGCGACTGACACTTTCGACAGGGCGCGAGTTTCACTAGTGcatatccaaaaaaaaaaacaggggggAATGACATGGAAATCTTATCATGCCAGGGTTGGGTCTAATCGATAGAAAGGAGATTTGGCATGCGGACAGTTAGATTATTGAAGACGCACGGGTAAAAGAGAGCAGTGCAGTAGAATTTTAATATATTGCAGCAAATAAATGGCATGTATTTTATCAAGATAGGACCAAATACATATGTTTGAAATGGGCAAAAAGGTCTTTCGCCGTTTGTTCTTTCATTTGTAACGCAGTTTATCCGACGGGGGATTGTGTTCGTTTATGAACTTTTTATTCAGTTCAAACAATTATCATGAAAAGGCTTACGAACGAGAGAGTAATACCGGGCCAGATATATCTGTCAAGATTTCAAATTAAACTATTAATAAAATCATCCGGCGACACAGAATAGTAGCAAATGCGCGCGTTCCGAGATGATTGCATCAGGAGATATTTAGAGTGCTCATAATTTTATCCAAATTCGTCTGAAGCTGCTTTAGCTCCAGCAGCACATTCGGATCGATCTTACGTAGCAGCGATTCATCGACAACATCCAGCTCGGTTGGTCTGATTGCAAGCATACCGTTCAACACGGGAATGTTAACGTTAGCGCTTGCTTCTAGCATACTATAAGGGGGGGCGAAGCGATGAGAAAAACCATAAATTCattaataaattgtaaaaatgattttaactGAGTTTGGGTGTACTTACTTGGCGGTAACAACTGGACTGCCGGTAATGGAGAACACCGATTCCCCTTGCTTTGCGTGCCTCATCATTGCGAGGGCAGCGTAGGGTTGTACTTTTGGTGTAATCACCCCGTATCCTCGGTCAGCACTGATCGCCTTGGGACGTGACACTAGGGACGTTTTTTGCTTCGATCGTGAAGCACGTTCCGTACATGGTGCGTATGATTTAAGCGCCGAACCGATCGGTGGTTGCGTTTTACCAACCTTTGCACTTTGTGGTGCAGTGTACAGTGAGCGATTAACATGAGGCGTTGTGATGGAACTGGTCGATTTGCTACGTCGCCGTATTCTAGCTGACATCAGTGGACCGAAGCGTGCCTTCGACGAAGGCATCATCGATCCAACCCGGTATGTGTCGCCCTGTTCGCTTTCCTCTGTAAGGTAACCTGAGTGTTATGAGGCCGATAGAAACACACGAAACGTTTGTGTACCAATCACCCGTGTGATGAAGGCGTGAGAAGGAGCGGAAatagaacgaaaaacaaacaccggtTAGTTACAATGAAGCAGAATTAGTGATAGAAGTGTGATGGTGCCTACTATGTGCATTTTATAATACCTGCCAATAAGTGTAGTCTACGTTATGTGAACAGAATTGATCTTAGTAACCGAGGTATTAACCGAAACTTACCGTCGTCTTTGGATTTCTTGCGGCAAGATTTCTCTAGCAGTGCGCTCATATTAGCACTAACAGTTTGGTTCAGCGGTGCTGATGTGTTTAGTTCTTCTGTTGCtttttgctacaaaacaaaaaagcacaaattCGTCACTTCGTGATACCCATGCATACCATACGAACTTACCATGGCCCTCAACTCTCCCATTGTGAGTGAAAGTAAATTTTTCGGGATGCGAGAACGCAAAACTTCAAACGCACGATTCAGTTTGTCCATGTCGTTCTGGTATTTTAGCTCGATGTTGGTCAGATGGCAATCCGCTGGAAGAGAAGCGAAAAAGTTAGCAGATCCCGGGACGCTACCCATCAGCTATGGCTGCTGACGAATTACACTTACAGATCACGTCGAAATCTCGGAGCTTCATTTCGATGTACAGCTTCGAATCGGAGCTATTTTGGGCCCGTTTTGTAGTCGCACGAGAAACTTTAGTGCGCACCATGTTTTGCAGCGAGAAAATCAATCAGAAAAGGGTTCAAAATACAAGCGTCGCTATTCGGAAACGTTCGTTACCAATCTATCTGACAAGCGGGAAGCGCGTTGGGCGGTTTGCTTTTTGAAGTTTGTTTACTTCCGTACGCTTGTTCGAGCAGCTGCACCGCGCGAACTGTCAAAACCGCTCGAAATTCTGCCATCTTTTTCGGTCCATCTGCTCGAATGTCTAATGCGTTGCacgaaaataatatttattgttgttttgttgttcagtttttagtgtttttgaAACATCACTGTAGTGTTTTAGGTTTAAACATGGCATTTAGatgatcataaaaaaaaacccacaaaagcATGAAATGCTGCTCCCCagcataaaatgcaaaatcaaATGGCAGCCGCTTGAAAATCGAATGTACCACTGCTCGAATTAATCAGATTCGAAATCAACAAAAGCATAGACGAAGGAAAGGGATGAAACGCGGCGCGGTGCCGTATGCGCGCGCGGTCCTCAAGATGTTTGTCTGCTTCCCGCTACCTGTACTGTGTACGGACCGAATGTCGAACCGAAGGGCGGGCAGAAGCGGCTGGCAACCGGTTGCGGGAGGAAAAGTCGTGTGGAACAACCGGAGAACAGGGAGAAGCTGCAGCTCGCTATTTAGCCTGCTGGAAATCGCGCATCGCAAAGGAACCGGATTGGTAGGCGTTGATAGAAGACAGTTGGACGGCAGGCACCACCATCCCACTCGCTGCCGTTGCAATCATCGCTGTTGCCGCTGTTGCTGTCTCTGGTTACCGCTCGATACCGTCGCCTGAATGTGCACAAGTGCAGAACACGGCGGATACGCACGACGACGAAAGCGACGAGGTTTGCAGGTTTCGGTCCCGGGCTGTGCAAGTGGCACTCGGTTTTTGCTTTGATGGTGatgcgtgtgcgtgtattGGTGCGCGGATTTCAACGACGATATTCATTCCGCCGTGCGCGTTTCGTACGTGTGGTTCTGGATTCGGATTCGCAGTCGGACGTACAGTGAAGCAGCGGTTTTCGGTACTGTAATACGGGGCAGAGACGGCAAGATAACTCACCaccgttcgtgtgtgtgtgcgcgcgtgtgtgtttgtctgtggTTTGAGCCAGGCTTTAGTACCAACCGGATGTTGGCAGccattcggggtttttttctctggtGGTTCGATTCCGTAACGCAAAAGGAACACGACGCATATATCCGTACGCACAGTGTTGCCACAGAGGGAgccgtgttgtgtgtttgttcagCGCGCGTTTATCGTCTTTTCCTTTCGGTACCGTCACACCCGTTGAAGGACACTACGTGTGTAGCACCACCGCAGTTTGCTGCCACGGGTTTGCGGTGCTCCGCGCGCCACacggtgtgttttgtgtcgctttgtgtgcgtgtaagtgtggatgtgtgtgtagGAGTACGTGATGGGGGAAAAGTTGGACGTACTGGTGCTGGTACCGTTGCCATCTGCCGTCCGTCACACCGCCGCCCGTATCTAGAAGCGATTGGGTTGGTCGCGAGCAGTGGAAACGTGTGTGCTCGCGCTAGCGTATAGCCTACAGGGAACAGGGTGGGTTAGATTATCGGATCTTGCGTCACGGACTGCTCGACGGGCGGTTGTTGCAAAgccgtgtttgtgtgtgtccgcCGCATCAACCAGCCGACCAGCAGCACGAGCACCAGCCGGGAGTTGTTCCGCGTGCGATAGAGACAAAGCGAATCGCGAGAAAGCGAGTACGAGTGCCAGGCGCGGTGTACGTTGCATACGGGCGACACACAGAGCGCGCGGTCAATAACGATAGTGTGAAAAACCCGTGCGAAGAACGGTACGGGCGGAACGGTGAAACCGTGTGAACGCGAAGAGCAGCAGCTGCAGGGCCTGTTCGACGGGGTTTTGGTCTGTGCACTGTTGTACACGCACGTTCCACAGTCGCGATGGAGCTAAAGGCGGAGAAAAAAGACGACGATGAAAGTGGTGGACGACGACGTCGACAGcatcgcaacagcagcagcagcaccaccgTTGCAGCTGCGTCGACCAATGCGATGGATGTCGATACACCAGCGAACGGTAATGGCGACGAGATCTCGGATCAGGAGATAGTGGAGGTTGGCATCGATGAGGATCACATCAAGTTTCTCACCAGCATGCATTCGGGCGACGAGGAACCGACGAACGGCGGGCACCGCGTATCGTTGGTCTCGCACCGGACCGCAACAAATGGGGTCACCGGAAATGGACGGGACAGGCGGGCGGCAATcgatggcagcagcagcactgcTGCCGCCACCGTCGCCGGAAAGCATCGCCGTTCCGCCATGCTGCACGTTCCAGCACATCGGAATGGTGTGTTGAATGGGTTGAAactacagcaacagcagcgtgGTAACGGAGCAACCGGGTACAGTGAAGATGAATCGGACGGTGACggcgaagaagaagatgacgacgacgacgatgatgatgatgatgacgaagaCGAGGAAGACGTGATGGTCGTTGCCGCGAACATCCTATCGAAGACGGCACAGAGGTCATCGTTGCTTGGTGGTACGTGCGTACTGTGTACTGTGTGGAACTGTACACATCCGAAATCGATCAGAGTGTGCCTAGAGCACGCGTTTACAACCGTACTGTTTGAAACTGTTTGTAAGATTTTGGTTCTCCCTCTTTTCTTGTTCCCTCTCTTTGCAGCTACCGGGCGAACGTATCAGTGTGACGTGTGTCCGCGGATATTCCATCGGCCGGATCACCTGCGCTACCATATGCGCATCCACGAGAAGAACAATCCGTTCGAGTGCAAGCTGTGCTTTAGCGTGTTTGCATCCGATCCCGCCTTCGCTCACCACATACGCACCGAGCATGCCGGCATGGGCTTGGCCGACGCATTACCACCGGTACCCGAAACGGAGGCGAACTTTTTCGCCTGCACGTACTGTGACAAATCGTTCACCGATGCGGTTGAGCTGGAGGAACATTTGCACCAGCAACATCTTGGCGATCGACCGTACAAGTGTAACATGTGCCCGAAAGCGTTCATCCGGATGGATTTCCTACAGTGTCACTACCTGAAGTATCACAGCTTTCACCCCATGGAGgacgaggaggaggaggaaggggAAGAGGAGGAACATTACTTGCCAATGGAACAGCAGCTACCGTCGCAGCAGCAATCACAGTATGAAAGTAGGGCCAAAAGGCCACGTTTAATGGTGCGCAAGATAGAGGATTTAGTTGGCAACCGGATAGGGAAGGGTAGTGGTAGAGGTGGTGCATCCCGGCGGACGTCACACACCGGTACGGGGACAAGCATCTCGAGCGATGAACATCGGGACGATgaggacgacgacgaggaTGGTGACGATGAAGGTACGGGTGCGGAAAGTAGCGATCAGCATCAAAAGTTTCTCCAACGCAAGGAAGCGATTGTCGGGCGTAACTTTCTCCCGAAGCTAAGCAGTGTCCACAGTAGGTTTCTGGTAGCGATGGAGGAACAGCATTCCAAAAAGCTGGCCGCAGCCGTTTCGGCGGAAGAGTGCATTAAACATCGGTGTCCGGTTTGCGATCGAGGGTTCGCTCGCGAACCGGACTTGATGCTGCACGTACGTACCCATCCCGGTAAGTAACGGTCGTGTGTGAATGTACCCGCTCTCCACCCCCGGAACGATTGGACGTCTTCATTGtttaattgaaacattttccatttttagatCTACCCACCTTTAAGTGTCCGCTATGTGAGCTGACCTTTATCGGATCGGATTATTTGAAGAATCATCTCAAAAAGCACGTAATAGGTAATGGTGAAGATCCGGATGCACCCGGTGCGATCGATTTGACGGCTCCCCCTTCGACGGAATCATCGGTACAAGCAACGGGCGATACCGGATCAGATTCGGTACGTTCGCTTTCCTCCGCTGCTATGCCTGCGACGGCCAAGCTACCGAAACCGATCATTACGTCGAAACCTCCTTCCACCGGTATATCGTTGCTGAAACCGatcgaagaaagaaaaccacCAGACCATCAGCAGGAGTACTGCGTGAAAACGGCCGACGGCAAGTTCATGTGTACGGTTTGTGAGCGGCTTTTCTCGCATCAGCAAACCGTGCGCATCCATTTCCGGATCCATACGAACGAAAAACCATACAAATGTACATTTTGCGAAGAGTCTTACATCCGGTCCGATTACCTTGAGCGCCATCTGAAGGTACACTTTAAGGATGGAATGCTACCGGCGGTGGCGATTGCCAGTATGGCGGCAGCGGCTGCAGCAGTCGCAACGGGTGGAAATCGATCGGCTACTTCCTCTCCACCGCCTACCGTGAAGGAGGATTCACTTGCTGAAAGTCCCGTTACACCGGCCGGAACAGCAACGGCGAGTGTTGTTGCGTCGGGCAGTAGCTCCACCGGCAAACCGCTCATCGGACGGGCAGGTTTAGCGCCGGAAAACTATCATTTCACCGAGTCGAACGATGGCCAGTTTGTGTGTAAGATATGCGATGCCGTGTTCAACCAGGTGGCCTTACTGCGCAAGCATGCCCTGGCGCACACGGAAGAGAAACCGTTCCACTGTGACATTTGCGACCGGTCCTTCAATCGGGTCGATTATCTCAAAGAGCACTTCAAATCGAAACGACACCTACAGCTGGTGGCCGAAGCAGCCACCGGTGGGGATAGTTTATCTGCCACGCCAGCGCAACGCGCCGACGAGGAAGATGATGATTCCACGATGGATGATGGTATTTCGTCGATGGTTCGATCTAAATCGAGAGGTGGCAAAAGTAACACAAAGTCAACATCTTCGCCCGCCGCCATCGGTGAGGTGAGGATGAACAATCGTGAAGGAGTAGCGCGCGGAGCGGATGCGAAGGGTAACGGCAACAGtagtaacagcagcagcagtagcaataGTAGCAACAGTAGCAGTCGAAGTAGTAGCAGTAGCCGAAGCAGTAGCAATAGCAATAGAAACAACACCTCCGCCGCGTCCAATCCGAGTCCAGCGAAGCAAAAACCCGGCACGACTACACCGCCGGTGGGCATTGAGGCTGAGTCACGGACGGTGCTGGGCGAGTTTCATCGGTCGGATTATGAACGCACCAGCGATGGGCGGTACAAATGCAACCAGTGTGATAAGACGTTCGTGACGGCGGTCACGCTGAAGATGCACATCCGGTTGCATACGGGCGAAAAACCGTACAAATGCGACAAATGTGATAAGGCGTTCATTCGCTCGGATTATCTGAAGACGCACGAAAAATGCCACCGGCAAGAATCGTTCTTAAACATGCTTTCGCTAACGACGTCGAAGGAACCGAGCACGGCTTCGGAAGCGGGTGATACGGATGGTGACGGTGCGGAAACGGATGACGATCAAAAGCAGCAAAGCAACCGATCATTGCTAGGGAATGGTACGATTAACGGTGCGAATGGTAGTGCCGGTGGAGAACGGAACGAGGAAGAAGAACAAGATGATGATTCCGATGAAGAGGAAGGTGGTgaagaagaggaggaggaggaatcGGAAGAAAGCGACGATGAGCAGGTACAGCGAAAGCGATAAGCTCTCACAATGCGAATAATTCGTAATGGTTGGCAAATTGGAATCTACATTCTGTTTTCTACTCATTGCAGGTAATTGAAGTGATGGTAAAGGAAGCAAGCTGCTCGGAAAGTGAAGATGATGAGGAAGAAGGGGAAgatgaggaggaggaagaggacgaGGAAGAGGAGCAGAATGAAGCGGAAGGGCAGCATTCTCTGTATGCCGCCAACAACAGTACAAACCGGAATGCATCCAGCACAATGTAAGCAATGAGGGAATGTTCTTTGAGACACTAAACCTTCTCAAAGATCGAGGCTTCCTTTCTGATTTTCCACTTTCCATGTTCATTGGCAATGAGTAATTCCTAATTCCATTTCAAATATCTCCACTCAGTAACCCAACGGAGCACTCGCGAAAGGAAAAAGGGTCCAGTAAGCGTAGAAACCGAACGAAAGCCACGGCGACATCGAAACGGGTTTTCGCGGCAGCTGCTAGCGGTGGAGATAGCAGCAACAATGGGTATGACCACGAGGACGACAGCACATCGCAGGCTAGTGGGCCGGCCAGCGGACACCAGTATGGCGGGACCGAATCAATGCATAATGGCCAGAAGGGTAAACACCGTTGTCCGATGTGCAATAAGCTGTTTGCCTGGCCTAAATCGCTCAAAATTCATCTACGCACGCATACGGGTGAGAAACCGTACCGGTGCGATGTGTGTGGCAAATGCTTCGGACGGTCGGATAGCTTGCGAGGCCATAAACGGACGCACGCGGACGATAAGCTAATACAGTGCCATTTGTGCGATGTCAGCTGTACGACTGCGGCTGAGCTGGTGCAGCATCAGTACACGGCGCACGGTTTGCAGCCATTGGAAAGTTAGAAACCGGCTGTGGCAGACTCACGCATATATGCACGTGTATTTGCGAAGGTGTACAGTGTGAAAAGTGCTTTCCGAATGGTTGACATCTTTCCCTAATGTAAGGTTAAATCTAAGCATCAATCTACGGACGAAATAGGGTCGAGGATTTCTTCTGTAAAGTGTAgagatcgatcgattgaattCCACCGGAACACGCAAACACGTGTTCGGCAGCCTTCGATGTAGTGTagtgtaaataaatatatgtaCTTACATTTTAATACCTGATACACAGCACACGTACATATGTATGAGCTGCACATAGCTAAATGAGCAGCATTAATAAACGAACTTTCGACACGTACATTAAATGGGAATAGATTCGACTTTCTTTGTAATGTTAAGTTTTGTAAGATAAAAGTAAATATACTTTTaggctgttttgttttcgttcccTTTAGTTCACGCTTTCCTATGCGGCGGGATTGGAAATGGCGTTCGCTAATGgtttaaaattacttttttgcaCAGGAATTGTTTTCTGTAGAGACAATACAATACGAAACATTGTTTTCTATTGGAATATGGATTATTGTAAATAATATCTGCAGGATTGTGTTTCTAAATACAGAAAATAGTGGAACTTAAATAACCATCAAACTTTCAAAGCTTGTCATCCACGCGATTGAATCTGGTAGGGCATGAGTTTCTTGCATGCAATTGTAAACAAACCGCACTTTGATTGCTGTCAAGTTTGGCATTCAACAGAGAGGGATTGCTATTTGGAAAGGACCTTCTGAGCGGCAGTTGTCCGCCTGAACTCGtgcttttttgtatatttatgtTGCCTTTTTGTGCATAATTTTATTCTACAAACCAAGAGACTAACTATTGTGATAATAAAACGATCAAACTGTGATTTCTGTGAAGGATTTATAGCATTAAGCTAAATTGCCTTTTACTACAACCGGTAGGTGGTAACTTCAACGGACTCCATTTTGAGCAAGGCTTGGTTGTGGTCCTTACGGCTTTTATGCTTCATTTCAGCAATACGCTTCATTTACAAAGATGGTGCGCACGAAAGTATCACGAAACACTGCATCGAAGCGAAACCGTACCAGCCACCAAGAAGAGCGCTACATTAACATTGTGCGTGAGTTCGAGATTTTATGTAAGTGACCTTACGCGTACGTAATCAGTTAAATGCTTTTAAAGGATGCTaatgttttgtgtaatttcGATAGTTGAAACATACAACACATCACTCGATGCAAAGCAGGACGCAGACTTGGAAAAGCTTAATTATCTGGCGAGCACAATGAAAAGTCGTATACCGAAGGAAATGCTCCAAATGACGATGGGTGATTTGCGAAAGACCGGTTGTAACCTGTTTGTGGATGTACTAAACATGGGTTCAGCGATCGAGGATATGGCAAATGGGAGCAACTGTAGTCAGCTCTCTATCGGGTCGGCAGGTGGGCCAACAAGTTTGCAAAAATCGTACCGAACCGACGAAGGATATCTAACGGAGGAAAATGCTAAACAATCGCTCGACGTAATGGCATCGGCTAAACCATCGAAACGTCCAATTGGGCCGCTAGATTCAGCAATGAAGAAATCACGCCGTCGAAGTAAGTCTGTCTCGGGCCATACCATCACACCTTGCAAGCCGGCCCAATCGTCAATGTTGTTCGGGGTGAAATCGACGAAAGCTGATGTGCGTATGCCGGGTAAGGGTTTATTCCTGGGACAGTCAGAACGTTTTTCACGTCCCAAGTTTCGTACACCGATGGCGGAAGTTAACAAGAAGGGTCGCACACAAGCGGTCAGTACCGATCGGGGCATGAGTCAGATCACGCTAAAGGTTGAACCAAACACACCACTGGCTTTCATACGCTATCCGAGAGCGGACGAGAATGTTTACTCGCTTACCGGCAGTCCGGTCGTGAATGAGGCCATGACGAGACACATGGCGAATGTAAACATTCCGGTGTCCAATGGGGTGCTCTCGTTGCAACCAACCGATCTGGAGGATGTAGATACGAAGTTTTTACCCAAAATCGATTACGCCACGCTGGAGCATCTGAAGAAACTGCAGGCAAACTTGAACAAAATCATGCAGTACGCAGAAGAATGCAATTTTCACATCAAGAAATGATACCAAAGGAATAGCAAAGAAAACTCATGTCAATTTGTGAATAAGagtattaaatgttttttttgttgtttgtgattTGTTCTTATCCGTAAAGTTTAATATTGCAATgctaaaataaatgatttctaTCCTGGCTatccttaggaaattttcaatttttgattttattttattattgctcatcctttttttatttaaatcattatttgattgaaaagaaacttatttgaaccaattagaattaaaataaatccacttcaaaattttgctaaattactcaaaaaaaataatgctatagcctaaggaaatttttaaattattagatttttcttatttttttattctttttattcttttttttatttaaagcattatttgagtgaaaagaaacttatttcaataaattcgcattaaaataaatcaatttataaaattttgcataattactcaaaaaaaaagctaaggctatacccttaggaaattttcccTATACTCTTTTACGGCTCTATTTCGTCGAATGAACTACCCAACTTCTCCTACAGGGCTGTCGAACCCGTATGTTTATTGTTGACACCCGGAGTTACTTTTCGATCAACCTAAACCATCTCTCTGCTCTACATTGGTCCCCCTTTCACGTACAGCTGGCGGCGTAGACTTTTCATCGCACAAACTGTTGCTTGTGCACTTTTCGTCTTGCAAGCCACCGTCTGTAGCCGTGATCGTCTAGTGGTTAGGACCCTACGTTGTGGCCGTAGTAACCCCGGTTcgaatcctggtcacggcagtGTTCTGAAGTAAAAATGGAGGTTCCGGTGGTTTACATCTCTCGCCTTTCTTCACTTTACAGCAAAAGCGCACTGTCACGGAAGACAAGTGGCCCGTATGAAATGAtctctttttaatttcaataaaattcttcatttttaattcgtttttaCTTTGACATGTAATTGCATTTCATATATGATGTAtgcgtttgaagaaaatatatttaatttaaaaaattagcttaaaattttacaagcgTAATTTATTGGCTCATAAAATTAGATCAATTTCATGTTTTGATAACCTCTACCGATTTTAGTACTTTTGCAATACTTTCTGAATTAATTTAGCTACAAGTATATAGCCGCAAGGTGCACAAAGACTTAAATTTCATTTGCGATCGTGAGCTCATCATGGTTTCGCACACTGGATACTTTCCGCTTCGTTTTATGAGCTATCGTAAACGTAAACAACACTTAACATTAGGAGCTCGGTCAGCGATGTTTTCTGCGCTTGGTCGAGATGGAATAGCGCATCGGTGCTCACGATCAGAAATGTGCACGGACACGAAGCGAACAATTTCAGCTAAAGATAGATAGATGTGATCTGTTGCTGTAGATAGTTTAGCATGTCCGCCCAACGCGTCGTGGCAGTATCCTTGACCACAGATTGAACTTTAACCGATGATCGTACATCCGCGATACTATACACTGTTACTCCCTTCCAATTCGTGCCATTTTGATGAGTAAGGCAGAAGATATGCAGAGGATGAGATCGTTTTAAGTTTATTAATGGTGAATCGAAACCTACCAGCGCTTCTGTACTGGGAAGCGCAAACACATGGTTCGACCAGAAAGAAGCTTGAATCGAACTCTGTTCTACTGCTTATTAATTGCTTCGTTTTTGAAAGTTGTAAggaagttttattttagtatTATTACAGCTACGAGCAAATTTACCTAATGGAAAGatcgaaaaaatctaatgaaaaactgatgaaaaattgaaattgtaaTAC
The DNA window shown above is from Anopheles funestus chromosome 3RL, idAnoFuneDA-416_04, whole genome shotgun sequence and carries:
- the LOC125770023 gene encoding borealin-like isoform X1, which gives rise to MVRTKVSRATTKRAQNSSDSKLYIEMKLRDFDVISDCHLTNIELKYQNDMDKLNRAFEVLRSRIPKNLLSLTMGELRAMQKATEELNTSAPLNQTVSANMSALLEKSCRKKSKDDGYLTEESEQGDTYRVGSMMPSSKARFGPLMSARIRRRSKSTSSITTPHVNRSLYTAPQSAKVGKTQPPIGSALKSYAPCTERASRSKQKTSLVSRPKAISADRGYGVITPKVQPYAALAMMRHAKQGESVFSITGSPVVTANMLEASANVNIPVLNGMLAIRPTELDVVDESLLRKIDPNVLLELKQLQTNLDKIMSTLNIS
- the LOC125770023 gene encoding borealin-like isoform X2, producing MVRTKVSRATTKRAQNSSDSKLYIEMKLRDFDVISDCHLTNIELKYQNDMDKLNRAFEVLRSRIPKNLLSLTMGELRAMQKATEELNTSAPLNQTVSANMSALLEKSCRKKSKDDEESEQGDTYRVGSMMPSSKARFGPLMSARIRRRSKSTSSITTPHVNRSLYTAPQSAKVGKTQPPIGSALKSYAPCTERASRSKQKTSLVSRPKAISADRGYGVITPKVQPYAALAMMRHAKQGESVFSITGSPVVTANMLEASANVNIPVLNGMLAIRPTELDVVDESLLRKIDPNVLLELKQLQTNLDKIMSTLNIS
- the LOC125770012 gene encoding zinc finger protein 236-like, producing MELKAEKKDDDESGGRRRRQHRNSSSSTTVAAASTNAMDVDTPANGNGDEISDQEIVEVGIDEDHIKFLTSMHSGDEEPTNGGHRVSLVSHRTATNGVTGNGRDRRAAIDGSSSTAAATVAGKHRRSAMLHVPAHRNGVLNGLKLQQQQRGNGATGYSEDESDGDGEEEDDDDDDDDDDDEDEEDVMVVAANILSKTAQRSSLLGATGRTYQCDVCPRIFHRPDHLRYHMRIHEKNNPFECKLCFSVFASDPAFAHHIRTEHAGMGLADALPPVPETEANFFACTYCDKSFTDAVELEEHLHQQHLGDRPYKCNMCPKAFIRMDFLQCHYLKYHSFHPMEDEEEEEGEEEEHYLPMEQQLPSQQQSQYESRAKRPRLMVRKIEDLVGNRIGKGSGRGGASRRTSHTGTGTSISSDEHRDDEDDDEDGDDEGTGAESSDQHQKFLQRKEAIVGRNFLPKLSSVHSRFLVAMEEQHSKKLAAAVSAEECIKHRCPVCDRGFAREPDLMLHVRTHPDLPTFKCPLCELTFIGSDYLKNHLKKHVIGNGEDPDAPGAIDLTAPPSTESSVQATGDTGSDSVRSLSSAAMPATAKLPKPIITSKPPSTGISLLKPIEERKPPDHQQEYCVKTADGKFMCTVCERLFSHQQTVRIHFRIHTNEKPYKCTFCEESYIRSDYLERHLKVHFKDGMLPAVAIASMAAAAAAVATGGNRSATSSPPPTVKEDSLAESPVTPAGTATASVVASGSSSTGKPLIGRAGLAPENYHFTESNDGQFVCKICDAVFNQVALLRKHALAHTEEKPFHCDICDRSFNRVDYLKEHFKSKRHLQLVAEAATGGDSLSATPAQRADEEDDDSTMDDGISSMVRSKSRGGKSNTKSTSSPAAIGEVRMNNREGVARGADAKGNGNSSNSSSSSNSSNSSSRSSSSSRSSSNSNRNNTSAASNPSPAKQKPGTTTPPVGIEAESRTVLGEFHRSDYERTSDGRYKCNQCDKTFVTAVTLKMHIRLHTGEKPYKCDKCDKAFIRSDYLKTHEKCHRQESFLNMLSLTTSKEPSTASEAGDTDGDGAETDDDQKQQSNRSLLGNGTINGANGSAGGERNEEEEQDDDSDEEEGGEEEEEEESEESDDEQVIEVMVKEASCSESEDDEEEGEDEEEEEDEEEEQNEAEGQHSLYAANNSTNRNASSTINPTEHSRKEKGSSKRRNRTKATATSKRVFAAAASGGDSSNNGYDHEDDSTSQASGPASGHQYGGTESMHNGQKGKHRCPMCNKLFAWPKSLKIHLRTHTGEKPYRCDVCGKCFGRSDSLRGHKRTHADDKLIQCHLCDVSCTTAAELVQHQYTAHGLQPLES
- the LOC125770022 gene encoding borealin-like, producing the protein MVRTKVSRNTASKRNRTSHQEERYINIVREFEILFETYNTSLDAKQDADLEKLNYLASTMKSRIPKEMLQMTMGDLRKTGCNLFVDVLNMGSAIEDMANGSNCSQLSIGSAGGPTSLQKSYRTDEGYLTEENAKQSLDVMASAKPSKRPIGPLDSAMKKSRRRSKSVSGHTITPCKPAQSSMLFGVKSTKADVRMPGKGLFLGQSERFSRPKFRTPMAEVNKKGRTQAVSTDRGMSQITLKVEPNTPLAFIRYPRADENVYSLTGSPVVNEAMTRHMANVNIPVSNGVLSLQPTDLEDVDTKFLPKIDYATLEHLKKLQANLNKIMQYAEECNFHIKK